Below is a window of Pseudarthrobacter equi DNA.
CACCAGCATCGACGCCGTCCGGAACATCCCGCTGCCGGCCGCCGGAAGGCCTGTCACCCTGGGCAGCATTGCGTCCGTGGAACAGGTGGATATTCCGGTGTCCATCACGGCCAGCAACGGCCAGCGCACCGCGAAGGTGTCCGTGACGCCGTCGGGGTCCAACCTGGGTGCCGTCAGCACCGAGGTGCAGGGGCGCCTGGCAGGCGTCGAGCTGCCTGCGGGTGTAACCGCTGAGATCGGCGGGGCCACCACGCAGCAGGCAGAGTCCTTCCGGCAGCTGGAGCTGGCGCTGCTGGCCGCGATCGCCATCGTGTACGTCATCATGGTGGCCACCTTCAAGTCCCTGGTCCAGCCCCTGATCCTGCTGGTGTCCGTGCCGTTTGCCGCCACAGGAGCCGTTGCCCTGCTGCTGGTCACCGGCGTCCCCCTGGGGCTGCCATCGCTGATTGGCATGCTGATGCTGGTGGGAATCGTGGTCACCAACGCCATCGTGCTGATCGACCTCATCAACCAGTACCGGCAGCCGCGAACCGGCCCTGGCGGAACAACCTCGCCGGGAATGAACGTCGCGGACGCCATCACCCACGGTGCCCGGCAACGCCTCCGGCCCATCCTGATGACGGCACTGGCAACAGTTTTCGCGCTGACTCCGATGGCGATGGGACTCACCGGCGGTGGCGGCTTCATTTCCCAGCCGCTGGCCGTGGTGGTGATCGGCGGCCTGGTTTCTTCCACGGCCCTGACCCTGGTCCTCGTTCCTGTCCTGTACCGGCTCGTGGAGGGCCGGCGCGAACGGAGGGCGCTCCTCCGCGACCTGCAGGCACAGCCGGAATTCGAGCAGGCGGCCGACGTCGATGCCGAGTTCCGCGACTGGACCGCCGGCGATGTGCCGAGGGTCAGCGGACGCCGCGCGGCGCCCGGCAGCCCCGACTGACAAAAACGGAATAAATCCCGCCTGGATGCGTTGTATCCGGCGATAGATGCAAATGCATCTAATTTGGACTACACTGGAACCAAGCCAGCAAGTCCATGAAACGGAAGGGCACATCATGCAGTTCGGTGTTTTCAGCGTCAGCGACATCACTACGGACCCCACCACGGGCCGCACCCCCACCGAGAACGAACGCATCAAGGCCTCGGTGGCCATCGCCAGGAAAGTCGAAGAGATCGGCATGGATGTCTACGCCCTGGGCGAGCACCACAACCGGCCCTTCTTCTCATCCTCCCCCACCACCACCCTCGCCTACATCGCCGCGCAGACCGAGCGGATCACCCTGTCCACGGCAACCACGCTGATCACCACGAACGATCCCGTGAAGATCGCCGAGGATTTCGCCATGCTCCAGCACCTGTCCGATGGGCGCGTGGACCTGGTGCTGGGCCGCGGCAACACCGCCCCGGTCTACCCGTGGTTCGGAAAGAACATCCAGGACGGCGTGGAGCTGGCCATCGAGAACTACAGCCTGCTGCGCAAGCTGTGGGATGAGGACACCGTCAACTGGTCCGGTAAGTTCCGCACCCCGCTGCAGAATTTCACCTCCACCCCGCGCCCGCTCGACGGCGTGGCCCCCTTTGTGTGGCACGGTTCCATCCGCACACCGCAGATCGCCGAGGTGGCGGCCTACTTCGGTGACGGGTTCTTCGCCAACAACATCTTCTGGCCCAAGGAGCACTACCAGCAGTTGATCGGGCTCTACCGCGAGCGGTACGAGCACTACGGCCACGGCACCGCGGACCAGGCAATCGTGGGCCTCGGCGGCCAGTTCTTCATGAGGAAGAACTCGCAGGACGCTGTGAAGGAATTCCGTCCCTACTTCGACAACGCCCCGGTGTACGGCCACGGACCCTCACTGGAGGACTTCACGTCGCAGACCCCGCTGACCGTGGGCAGCCCGCAGGAAGTCATCGAGAAGACCCTGAGCTTCCGCGAGCATTTCGGTGACTACCAGCGCCAGCTGTTCCTGATCGACCACGCCGGCCTCCCGCTCAAGACGGTCCTTGAGCAGCTGGACTTGTTTGGCGAGGAAGTCCTGCCGGTCCTCCGCAAGGAGTACGCGGACCGCAAGCCCGCGCACGTGCCGGACGCACCCACCCACGCATCCCGCGTCGCGGCGCACCTGGCAGCCCAGGACGCCGAAAAGGCCACGGCGGAGGCGTAATGGCAACCAGCCAATCCACGTCCCCCGTCCGGCTCGCAGCGGAAACCTGGGAGTCACTGTTCCGGGCGCAGGTAGCCGTGATGCGCAGGCTGCAGTCCGGCCCGGCATTCCGGAAACTGGCGGTGAATGAGTACGATGTCCTGTTCACGCTGTCACGCTGCCCGTCGGGCTGGCTCCGGCTGAACGAGCTCAACGACAACGTCCTGCTCAGCCAGTCCAGCCTGAGCCGGCTGGTGGAGCGGCTGGAAAAGCGCGGCCTCGTGGCGCGGATGCCCGCCCCGGAGGACGGCAGGGGTGTGCTGCTTAAGCTCACCGACGAAGGCCGGGAGCTCCAGAAGGAGATCGGCCGGGAGCACGTCCGCGACATCTCTGCCCTGGTGGCGCCGGCGCTGACCCCCGACGAGCAAAAGGAACTGCGCCGGCTCACGGACAAGCTCCGGAACTCACTGGGCCAGCAGCCGCGATAGGAGCGCCGGGCGGGACCTGAACCGGCCGGGCTTGAACCGGCCGGGGACAGGTCAGCCCAGCGCCACCAGCGCGGCAGGGTCCTCTGCCGGCAACATGCCGTTGACCACTGCGGTGACACGGAGCTGGTTGAGTGTCAGGCTTCCGCCCACCGTGGACAGGAACGCAGTGTCGGACGAATCACGGCCGGCCGTGATGCGCAGCATCGACTCCCGCGGGGCCAGCCCCGTGGGGTCGATGATGCGCCATGCGCAGTTAACGTAGGCCTCTGCCACGGCATGGAAATCCATGGGCGACAGCCCCGGCGCGTAGACCGCGGCGAGCCGTGCGGGGACATCCTTGGACCGCAGCAGCGCGATGGCCAGGTGTGCGAAATCCCGGCATACTCCGCGGCGGTGCAGCAGTGTTTCCACGGCGCCGTCTGTGCCACGGGACGAACCGCTGATGTACCGGAGTTCCCCGTAGACCCAGTTCCTGACGGCCTGGACAAGTTCTTCCCCGTGCAGTCCCCCGAATTCCGCGTAGGCGGTGGGGAGGAGCCGGTCAGATTCGGCATACCGGCTGGGCCGGACGTAGCGGATCTGTTCCGCCAGCGTGGCACCCTCCGGCTCGGCGCGGCCGGCCACTGTAGCTGAGTACTCGACAGTGACATCGGTGGGTTCGGCGAACTCCATGTAGTGGAACCGGCCGCCGTGGTGGTCGGAGATTTCCGTCAGCGGGACTTCCTCACCGCCCGCCAGCACCGACAGGGATTCCTCGAAGGACGAGTATCCGTTGTTCCTGGCGGCGGCAATGGCCATGGCCACCTTGGTGTTGGCCGCGGTGCGGAAGGCCAGGCGTGCGGAAACAGAGCGTTCCATGAATCTCCGGGGGTGTCGGCGTTGGAAAGCAGTGCCGTGCCTGGGCGCCCTGTGGGGGCCGGCAACGGGACTAGTTTTTGATCTCCAGCGACATTAGCATCCGCTGGACATTGGCAAAGTCCGGGCTTTCCCCGGCGTACGCGGCCGCCGCGCCAAGGGTGTCGAAAGCTTTGGCGGGCGCCACTTTTTCATCCGGCGCAAACGCCCTCAGCGCCACCAGGTCGCCGAAGGACCAGTCACCTTTGCCCGCCGGCCCGCGGACGGTGTTGCGCAGTTCGCAGGCCTGGTTTCCGGTGCCGCCCACCACGTTGGTGATCCCGTAGGAGCCGAAGTAGCGGTAGCCCTGGATTACGCGGAAGACCACCCGGGGCGGGATGGTGCCTTCGCCGGACCCGGCGGAGGCGCCCGGGGACGCGGGAACGCTGCTGATCACCGTGTAGGGCCGTCGCGAACCTTCGGGGCATTCGGCGGACGACGGCGGCAGGCCGGTCCGCAGCGCGGCCATGAAGGTCCCGTCGGGCTTCTTCACCTCGATCTTCAACGCCCCCGGAAGGGTGCCGTCCTCGGGCTGGACTGATTGGGCGATCCAGTCCTGGGGAAGTTCAAAGCTGACCGTCCTGGCAGGATCGGCGAAAGTCTTCCACGCCGCGGCGGTAGCCGCCGGCCGGGGTTCGGCTGAGGCAGTGCCGGAGGCGCCGGCTTCACCGGACGGTCCCGGCGCGCCACCCGATGTCGAGGTGCCCGCCTGCGCCGTGGTTGACGCACCCGCGGCACCGCTGGAGGGATCCGCCTGCGCGGTCCAGCCCGAACCGGTTCCGCCGGCCTGCGGGCCGCTGCACCCGGTAACCAGCAGGGCAACCACCGTCAGGACCACCAGGGACCCCGACCTGGCCGGGCCCCGCGCCGGTGCTGCTGCTGTTCCCCTGGCTTCCATGCAGCCAGCCTATCCGCGCCGGGCTGCACCGCCGCCCAGGCGCGTGGCGTTTCCCGGTGCCGGGTGTGGACCGCGCGTGCACCGCACCCCGCTGCACCGCACCCCGCTGCTCCGCGCCGCACTGCACCGCGCCGCACTGCACCGCGCCGCACCGCACCGCACCGCACCGCAGCCATCGAACCGCAGGAGGTGCCGTCGTCGTGCGCTGCGCCTTCCGTACGCGGCAGTGCGGCTAGGCTGGGGATATGGCGTACGGGCAGCAGGGCATGGACGAAGAGAACCTGGCGGAAATGTCCGCCGTCGACATCGCCGACTGGAGGTTACGGACCTTCAACCTTTACGACAATGTGCGCCGGATCGCCGCCGATAACCCGGCGGAAGCGCATTCGTACTGGCGCCATCAGCGTGACCTGATGTTTGCCACGCACCCGGCCTCGGCGCTGTCGCCGGCGGACAAGGCGCAGTTCTCCGGGTTGAAGACTGCTGACTACGATCCCATCTACCGGTTCCATGTTCCCCTCACCAAGGAGGGCGCAGGCCGGGAAATGAGCGTGGAAACGGGCACTGACGGCGTGGTCAACTTTGTCCGCCTGGGCACCTTCGACCTTCCCGAGATGGGGCAGTTGGCCGTGTGGAAGCTCAAGGGATACGGCGGCGGCATCTTCGTGCCGTTCCGTGACGCCACGGCGGGCCGGCCGGGCGGCACCTATGGGGCCGGCAGGTACCTGCTGGACACCATCAAGGGTGCGTTCCACGGTGTGCAGGGCTCCGGCCCGGACGCCACCTTTGTCCTGGACTTCAACTTTGCCTACAACCCGTCCTGCGCGTACAACGACGCCTGGGCGTGCCCGCTGCCCGGCCCCTCAAACCGGCTGGCCGTGGAAATCCCCGCCGGCGAGCTTTACTGACGCTTCAGGAACCCGGGCGCCGCCTGCCCGCCGGCACCAAACACAACGCCGCGCCCACGGACTGAACCGGGACGGTGCTCCCGGTATGGCAGGGTGGACGGATGGATTCCACCAGCGCGCCGGCAGCCGTCCAGGAGCTGCAGGACGCCCGCCGCAGGCCGGCCGCCCTGCGCCGCCGCGGAATCCTGCGGTTTCCGGTGGTCCGGCAACTTCTTCGCTTCTCGGGTGTAGGGATCATCTGCACGGGCGCATCCCTGGCGCTTTACGCGCTGCTCCGGCCGTGGATCGGGCCGCAACCGGCGAACGCCGTTGCCCTGGTCCTGACTTCGCTGCTGAACACCGCGCTGAACCGGCGGCTGACGTTCAAGATCTCCGGGACCCAGCGCCGGGCCAGCGACCACCTGAACGGGCTGGTGGTGATCGCCGTGGCACTGCTGATCACCGGAGGCAGCCTGGGCGTGCTGCACTGGATCAATCCGGACGCCACTGTGGGGGACGAGCTGCTGACCACCACCCTGTCCGGGTTCCTGGCCACGGCGGTCCGGTTCACGCTGCTCCGCCACTGGATTTTCCGCCGGGCCCGGCACCGCTAACCGGTCCACCGGATCAGTTGGTGCCGAGTGACCTCACTCCGGCCACGGCCGAGCACACGGCTTTGGCCGCGGTATCCAGGTCTTCGCCAGTTACCGCCGCGTCGAAGCTGAAGCGGACCGCCGTCTGCGCCACCTCGCGGGAAATGCCCAGGGCCGACAGCACGGCAGAGGGTTCATCCGAACCCGCCGCGCAGGCAGATCCGCTGGAACACACCACACCCTGGCGTTCGAGTTCCAACAGGACCGATTCGCCGCTGGTGCCGGGAAAGCAGAAGGACGCCACCGAGGGCAGCCGGTCCGTGGGGTGCCCGGTGAGGATGGCCTCCGGCACTCCGGTAAGCACGGCGTCAATGAATGCGTCCCTCAGCCGCGAGACCCGCCCGGCCTGTTCATGCTGTGCGGCCTGCGCCAGGGACAGTGCGGTGGCGAGGCCCACGGCACCTGCGACGTTTTCGGTGCCGGACCGGCGTCCGCGTTCCTGGCCGCCGCCGTGGAGCACAGGTTCCAAGCGGACCCGGCCCCTGATGTAAAGCAGGCCGCAGCCCTTGGGGGCGCCGAGCTTATGGCCGGAGATGCTGAGGGCGTCCACGCCGAGGGCAGCGGTGTCCAGCGGCAGCCATCCCGCCGCCTGGACGGCGTCTGTGTGGAAGGGGATGCCGCGGCCGCGGGCCAGCTCCGCGAGCGCCGGGATGGGCTGGACTGTACCCACCTCGTTGTTGGCGTACATGATGCTTACCAGCGCCGTTTCCGGCCGGAGCAGCGGCAGCAGCGCTTCCGGCGTCACCTGTCCGGTCGCGTCCACGGGAACCACGTCAATGGAGAAGCCGTGGAAGCGTTCAAGGTACCTGGCGGATTCCTCCACGGCGGGATGCTCGACGGCGCTGATCACCACACGGTTCAGGGCGGGGTTCGCAGCCTGCCGGGCCAGGGCAATGCCCTTGACGGCAAGGTTGTCCGCCTCGGTGCCGCCTGAGGTGAAGACCAGCTCGCCGGGCCTGCACCCCAGGACCGCTGCCACGGAGGCCCGGGCACCCGCGAGCGC
It encodes the following:
- a CDS encoding MarR family winged helix-turn-helix transcriptional regulator → MATSQSTSPVRLAAETWESLFRAQVAVMRRLQSGPAFRKLAVNEYDVLFTLSRCPSGWLRLNELNDNVLLSQSSLSRLVERLEKRGLVARMPAPEDGRGVLLKLTDEGRELQKEIGREHVRDISALVAPALTPDEQKELRRLTDKLRNSLGQQPR
- a CDS encoding transglutaminase-like domain-containing protein, with amino-acid sequence MERSVSARLAFRTAANTKVAMAIAAARNNGYSSFEESLSVLAGGEEVPLTEISDHHGGRFHYMEFAEPTDVTVEYSATVAGRAEPEGATLAEQIRYVRPSRYAESDRLLPTAYAEFGGLHGEELVQAVRNWVYGELRYISGSSRGTDGAVETLLHRRGVCRDFAHLAIALLRSKDVPARLAAVYAPGLSPMDFHAVAEAYVNCAWRIIDPTGLAPRESMLRITAGRDSSDTAFLSTVGGSLTLNQLRVTAVVNGMLPAEDPAALVALG
- a CDS encoding GtrA family protein; the encoded protein is MDSTSAPAAVQELQDARRRPAALRRRGILRFPVVRQLLRFSGVGIICTGASLALYALLRPWIGPQPANAVALVLTSLLNTALNRRLTFKISGTQRRASDHLNGLVVIAVALLITGGSLGVLHWINPDATVGDELLTTTLSGFLATAVRFTLLRHWIFRRARHR
- a CDS encoding DUF1684 domain-containing protein — encoded protein: MAYGQQGMDEENLAEMSAVDIADWRLRTFNLYDNVRRIAADNPAEAHSYWRHQRDLMFATHPASALSPADKAQFSGLKTADYDPIYRFHVPLTKEGAGREMSVETGTDGVVNFVRLGTFDLPEMGQLAVWKLKGYGGGIFVPFRDATAGRPGGTYGAGRYLLDTIKGAFHGVQGSGPDATFVLDFNFAYNPSCAYNDAWACPLPGPSNRLAVEIPAGELY
- a CDS encoding LLM class flavin-dependent oxidoreductase, translated to MQFGVFSVSDITTDPTTGRTPTENERIKASVAIARKVEEIGMDVYALGEHHNRPFFSSSPTTTLAYIAAQTERITLSTATTLITTNDPVKIAEDFAMLQHLSDGRVDLVLGRGNTAPVYPWFGKNIQDGVELAIENYSLLRKLWDEDTVNWSGKFRTPLQNFTSTPRPLDGVAPFVWHGSIRTPQIAEVAAYFGDGFFANNIFWPKEHYQQLIGLYRERYEHYGHGTADQAIVGLGGQFFMRKNSQDAVKEFRPYFDNAPVYGHGPSLEDFTSQTPLTVGSPQEVIEKTLSFREHFGDYQRQLFLIDHAGLPLKTVLEQLDLFGEEVLPVLRKEYADRKPAHVPDAPTHASRVAAHLAAQDAEKATAEA
- a CDS encoding cysteine desulfurase family protein, whose protein sequence is MIFLDAAATTPVRREVLEAIWPYLTGDFGNPSSHHSLGESAAAALAGARASVAAVLGCRPGELVFTSGGTEADNLAVKGIALARQAANPALNRVVISAVEHPAVEESARYLERFHGFSIDVVPVDATGQVTPEALLPLLRPETALVSIMYANNEVGTVQPIPALAELARGRGIPFHTDAVQAAGWLPLDTAALGVDALSISGHKLGAPKGCGLLYIRGRVRLEPVLHGGGQERGRRSGTENVAGAVGLATALSLAQAAQHEQAGRVSRLRDAFIDAVLTGVPEAILTGHPTDRLPSVASFCFPGTSGESVLLELERQGVVCSSGSACAAGSDEPSAVLSALGISREVAQTAVRFSFDAAVTGEDLDTAAKAVCSAVAGVRSLGTN